The region GTTACCCACTCGTGTTGGCCAATCAGTGGAACTGGATATGATATTTGTTTGCCATGATACGGCtgaattatttcaaataaaaaactTAAATAAAGGAGATTtcgcaaaaacaaaacaaaacaacaaaaaaccccaaaacactaCATGGTTCCTTTCCTCATTTTTGCGAAACAAAAGAATGGAGTTAGAAATCAAAAACGCCAATAATCTTGGGTTGTGGCCTAAGTGGTAGATTTTCAACTAAGATAATATGATATTTATCATCGCCACAAGGCTCGTGAGCACTGAAAAAATACCTCTCCAGGTAACAGATTTCCATCCACTGGGCTCGGACACTGTTGTCGTAATCGGTGTAGGGCGCGATATCAGAGGACGCATGAGCTCGTCTTTAGGACATATCAAGCATATGTAAGAAACAGGTCTTCCCGCAGACCTCAAGGACGCGCGACCTCGAGCCGTCAGTCGGACGATTTAACACACTCAAACTTTGCACTAGTATGATGCCTTCCTTCCATTAGATTCGGTTTATAACATAATCACATCtatatattttgttatgtttaatcAGTTATATTATTATAGCCATATATTTCGTAatcagtttgatttttaaaattttacaatttatttgtttgtttgtttaagtatCTGTACAGTGTTTGACATAGTTGAATTTATTTGAAGTAAAGTTAATGAAGCCAAATGGTGGACCGACCTGTCGATCTGACCCTCAACAATTTGTGGCATGCAGTCTTCATAAAGGTTACGCATTCCTCTGGAGGATACGGTTTAATCACGATGATATCTAATGTAATGTATGcataattttgatgttttagaGATACACAGACTAATGCAATATCCCAACTCATACTTTTTATTCTACAAATGATATTGTGTACCCCATGAGAGATTAACATAAATACAATACTATTAGTGGAACGAGAATCACATGGGAGGATAATTGAAACCAAACTGTAAAAGTATGATTCGACATGAATAATTCAGTGTCATTCAGTCCTCAGCACGTTGTAGCAATACATCACTTTTTACGAACAGCACAAATTCAAATTGATAACACGCGTAAAACTTGGACTGCAGTCGCGCATGCAAAACATCTCTAATGCGCAATGGTGAGAGAAAAGATACGAATGGAAAATGTAATATGTCACACGGACCAGCTAGCAAATGGATTGTTACAATTGGATAATTTTTAgcgttgttgtttattttcatttaaaaacatcagGCCCCTTGTTCGGCGTTTAATACAGGGTACAATTTTCAAGTGATAGTCAAGACTTATATACACAACGAGGATATTTTAACATCAAATCCGTTAGTTTCGCAGTACTCGAAACCCATTGTTCTGATGATTTATCATTAGTGATTGTTAAGAAAATCGTGATTTCAGGGGGAGACAAAGGACCGGAATTGTGCAACTTTGCATGATTTTAGACTAAATAATTGCTAAGGCAACGTAACAGATTCTTTAAGCACTTGCCTGCTGTTTTATACCATTTAATTATTACTGGGATGAGTACTGTTTTGTGTAAACAAATGATAAACCAGTTTATAAACCTGTAACATGGGGTTACATGGAATAATGCAGGAGCTCGACTTTATAAAAATTAACAATTCTatacaaaatcacaataaaataattCAGTATGGGATAGATAAGTAGTAAAATGTAACTTGAAAAATATAGCAATCTCTATTTTCTTATAATTGGCCCAGTATTCGATTAAAAATTGCATAGTTTCCAAATTATTGCTTGTGATTTTGTTACATGGATAATCAACACATTCTGAATAAGGTCACACATTTCTCCACATGTGACCACAATGCAGAAGCGCTATAGAATACAATACATAAGGTGAACGAGAATATGTTCTCTCGTTTCTCCTAAAGGcagaaacaacaataaatacatacatgggATTAGCATATGACGTTGTTGCTCTTTTGCATCAGCGATAACGGAATACCATGACGcttctgaataaaaaaaagaaaggttttaaGCAACGTTCATTAGATTTATGAATCATGAAATATAGCATTTAGTTGGGCATTCATGACTCTCTCGTGATGAGAATGACCATCGTACGACATAATGTTTTCCATCGGTATATCACAACGTTGTGTGGAGCTCGCATACAGTGAGGCATGTGTCTGCGGTCCGGCCAGCCCCGCAGCCTGATAGTGCATGGTAAAGGCGTAGTTCTTTTCGAACTCCGAAGAAGGCTCGTGTTTGAAGGAAAAGTTCCCGTTGACACTCAGAGGTGGGCTAAGGGGTCCGTCAAATGAGGGACTTGTGCAGTCAGTAAGCGCTGTTTCGAAAAAGGGCTCGAGCGCGCTTCCGTACGCGTGTGGCTTGACATGAAAGATGTGGGAACTGTCCATTGTACCGTACGGAGGACTGGGAAGACCAGGCGTTTGGTATGAATAGGGATGCGCGGAAAAGGAAGCACTTGCAGTTTGCATATGAGGTGGTATCTCCTGACTTTGCTCTGGAAGAAAAGTTCTGGGATTAAGTTGGAGACATCCTGCGACCAAATTGGTGGTAGGCTGTGACAGACCCTTGCACAGGGCCTGTACAAATGACATCAAATCCGGACTTTTGCCAGACCTCAGAATCTCGGAAAGGGCCCAAATGTAATTTTTCGCCAGACGAAGAGTCTCGATCTTGGAGAGCTTCTGGGTTTTGGAGTAGCATGGCACAACTTTACGCAGGCTCTCCAGCGCATCGTTTAGGCCGTGCATACGGTTCCTTTCTCGTGCGTTTGCTTTCATACGCCTCAATTTAAACCTCTGCAGCCGCGCTTTagtcattttcttcttcttgggtCCACGTCTTTTCGGCTTGGTGTCATCGccatcctcttcttcctcttcttcctcttcctcctcatcatcttccAGTCTGTTAAGtgcatcttcatcatcttcgaTGTCCTTGTGCATCGTTTCGTGTGCCCCGTTTTTCTTTTCCGTGTCGTGCTCGTCCTGAGAGCTGTGACACTCGTCCGTCCAGTTTGTGTTGTTCTGGGACTCGAGCATCATACTCTCCTCCGTGTAAGACTTGGTCATGATCAAACTCTGAAGGAGGAAAATTGGAAAGAATTGAGTGAAACAGTAAAGTCACGGCAGTTGCCCTTTCAGAAGCCAGAGGGATGCTATCATTACATCCGGTTTAACTGGTGAGGCAGAACATAGCATAGTCTTCAGTGCTCCTACTACCAAAGAGTAACCCAGTCAAAACCTGTTCCATCTTATAGACGAAATATCTGCTGACTGTCTGTAACGCTGTTATGTAACACAACCGGAGTATGGTATAAGAGGATAGAAGTCTTAATAACCCGTATTAAACCCTGGAAAATCAGAACGGAAATTCGAACTAATAAGGCAGGCACTTACAGTTCAGTATATATAAGGACTGAAACACTGAATAGATGATAAATTGTAAAACCACTCAGCTGTCTAAGATATGTTTTTACAGCTTTCATGATTCAAATATATATtcacataataataacaaaaattgGAGCTTGAAGAACAGTTTgtaaaaattcataaaattcaGAGTATAGTTCTATATCTCTTGCATCTGATCAAATTCCCCTGAGCTGTAataagcagagagaaaaggaacaaaGTCCCACTTCACACTTCGCATACCTGTCCATCACACCGAGTGAATGATTTTAAGTATAAAGCTCTACCTTTACCaggtgttcatgtttgtgtaagtgCATAGTTAGAACAGAATAAATACCTGTATTTTGAAGAGTGACTTATGATAGTTTCATGC is a window of Chanos chanos chromosome 10, fChaCha1.1, whole genome shotgun sequence DNA encoding:
- the neurod1 gene encoding neurogenic differentiation factor 1 — translated: MTKSYTEESMMLESQNNTNWTDECHSSQDEHDTEKKNGAHETMHKDIEDDEDALNRLEDDEEEEEEEEEEDGDDTKPKRRGPKKKKMTKARLQRFKLRRMKANARERNRMHGLNDALESLRKVVPCYSKTQKLSKIETLRLAKNYIWALSEILRSGKSPDLMSFVQALCKGLSQPTTNLVAGCLQLNPRTFLPEQSQEIPPHMQTASASFSAHPYSYQTPGLPSPPYGTMDSSHIFHVKPHAYGSALEPFFETALTDCTSPSFDGPLSPPLSVNGNFSFKHEPSSEFEKNYAFTMHYQAAGLAGPQTHASLYASSTQRCDIPMENIMSYDGHSHHERVMNAQLNAIFHDS